Below is a genomic region from Borrelia sp. P9F1.
AACCTAAAGCAGAGTTGCGGGCTCTTCTTAAAGAAAGGCAAGCCGAACTAGTAAAGCAAGGCTACTATGAGAGGGAATTAGATATAGAAATTGGAAAGATATATGAATCTTATAAGACTAAGCCACATTTTATTCTGCAAAATGACAAATATAAGGATTTGGATCTCAGAATAGCAAGAATTAAGAAAAGGGTACAAAGACAAATAAAAGAAGATGTAGGACAAAAACAAAAAGAAACTAGGGATAATATCTTCAGTATATTACTAGAACAGCTAAAGCATAAGGTAGATATTAATAAATTAAGGCCAGCCTTAAAGAGATTTATTGATAGCAAAGACAAGCTAAGCTACAGTAAGATGATGGATAATTCGTATTACTACGAATTGCTTGATAGGATAGGACAAGAAAGCACGCTTAGGGAAATCAATATATTTGGTAGCCAAATGGTCAATAATGTCCAAATAAGGGGCCTCTAGATATTATGGGCTTTTTAGGAAATAATATAGAGTATGGTAAAGGTGGCTTTGCATGATAAGCGCGCTAGAGGATAAATTAGCCAAGAAGAAAGCTGAGCTTACAATAAATGAAACAAAAGAGACAATAGCGCCCAAGGTACATATTACACGTGACGCAAATATATTTGCAAAAATAGAACAGGATGGGGATAGAAAGCTATATTACACTAGGCTGGTTACCTCGTTTTACACTTTCAAAGTCCACAGGGACTGTAAAGATAAATTTTGGATAGCCTTTAGAGGTATGCCCGATTTAAATGAAATATACCATCTTAATCTTTTTTCCTTAGCTGAAGGTGATAAGTTTAAAGGAATATTTTATGGGTTTCAAAAACTAAAAAATGGAATTAATGCGTATTATATGGACAGTAACCTAGGGCAGCGCACTTCTTTTAGGGTATTTAAGGTGTATCATATTGAATTTAGATTTAAAAGAGGTAGTGTTTTTTGTAGGATGGATGGCCTTCACTCTTTAATTCAAAAGGAAAAGGTTGAGACCAAGTATTGTAAACTTTTATTCGAATTAATTGAACAATTAGAAAGGAAAGTATATGAATTTTATAATAAAAAATTACCAAAGGGGGGCATGATAGGCAAATGGAGAGAAAAGAACCTAAAATAATCTCAATTGCTAGCATTAAGGGTGGGGTTGGTAAGAGCACAACTTGTTTAATTTTTGCAAAGTTGCTAGCACAAAAACATAAAGTTTTACTCATTGATATGGACACACAAGCCTCTATCACTAGTTATTACAATAAGCAATTGAAGGAAAAAAATGTTAATGTTTCTATCGTTAATATGCATAAAGTCTTGAATGAAAAACTAATTATAAAAAATGCAATTGTAAATGTAGAACAAAATCTTGATATAGTTCCCAGTTATTACACTTTGCAAGATTTTATAGAAG
It encodes:
- a CDS encoding DUF226 domain-containing protein translates to MISALEDKLAKKKAELTINETKETIAPKVHITRDANIFAKIEQDGDRKLYYTRLVTSFYTFKVHRDCKDKFWIAFRGMPDLNEIYHLNLFSLAEGDKFKGIFYGFQKLKNGINAYYMDSNLGQRTSFRVFKVYHIEFRFKRGSVFCRMDGLHSLIQKEKVETKYCKLLFELIEQLERKVYEFYNKKLPKGGMIGKWREKNLK